The genome window TCAAGTCAATGAATCGTTACACCCACAGTCAGTATTGATTTTAAAGTatcaaaatgactcaaaatgttGGATTCTTAAAACGGTGCCTGTTCTCTTGCCCCCCTCCatgaggaggtcagaggtcagggtcagctatAGACAGCAGCACTGGTAGGGTTTCATTGTCTTCAGCAAGGTGTCATCTaattcagttgaaaaaaaaaaaaacaaaaaacaaaaaaaacagatgacatACTAATGATGCACAGAAAATGATTTGCTGTATCATAATGAAATGTGCCTACACAGTATGTCTCATGATAAAGTACTGATAAAAGTTAACTGTTGATATTGTGAattgagactagatattgtcgtGGATTTTGTATCATAATACGGTGATATGGCATTAGTGgtagtaaagggatgcagttttctgaactcattaggttgttctagctgttctgttattgatcTCTACCTGTGttgtcatcatattcacattactaatgacttttttaatcaaaaaactcctccatgtatgtatcttatgaaagcactaaTAGTCATCTCTACAATATCATCACCATAATGATATCAAGGTAGTTCAAGACATGGTGGTATTTCATTTTGACCATATCTTCCAGCCTTAGCTGAAAGAAACTCAAAGATATCCAGTCCTAGTCGATGATAATTTACATCCGTCATTTTATTATGCATGAGAACATCATGTACCTGTCACTCTAGtgtcttttctatttcttgtgCTCTCCCTTGTTAAAACACACGAGTACGTGCTGAGAGTGGGGCAGTAGGACAACGCAGAGCTGATACTCTTAAGACAATCCTGTGGGATCAGTGTGCTCCTGTCCTTTTCTGACTTTCAACACCAGGAGCTGCACTTGAATCTGACGTGCGGTTTGTGTGGATGAGGAAATACTGCTGCTGTCGCCAGCGCTTCGTCACGTCAGGAGGGAGGGACTTGACAGACTGGTTTCAGGGCTTGGAGAGGCCTTTGGGACCGTCAGTCACAGGGCGGGGGTTCACACTGAGCTAATGATTATCTCATTCCTGaactctgcctctgtttctatcagtatttccctctctctctctcgtacacacacacacacagactaaataAGTGGGGTGGAGGGACACAGCAGAACAGGAAAAGACGTGGTAGAAATACAGCTAGTCGTTTCTACAGAAGTTTTCATATGTCTTTTCGCCGCAGTAATCTCAAACTTTCCGTTCTGCCATCTCATTTCCTTGCTCACTCTCTTTCCTGGTTCAGTTTCCTCCTGCCAAAGAATTTTACTCTCCATCATCGTCCTCTGAGTTCTCTGCTCTGTCCCATCTCACTCCGTCCTCTTATCCAGGACATGGCTAACTGTGTTACTGTATGATCTCCATttagctctctctcctctgaggACTGCCTATCTGTGTCTCAGGCTCCAGAGACTGAtgcctacacacacaacacacacacacacacacacacaacacacacacacacatacacaccacagaTACACATACCAGAGACCCAACAGAACCACCCTGTTACTTTATcgttgtgtgtttctgtgtgtgtcaggggctGTGCCTGCCTGTAATCACCATGCATTTTGCAGTACCATTGTTCAAATTGTTGTGACCATATATATAATAGAGACAGTGTCAAAGCGTAGGTAGGGAAACAGGACGCACCCGCCCAGCAtgtttgagcatgtgtgtgtgtgtgtgtgtgtgtgtgttaaacaaaTCCGGGCGTATAAAGAATGAGAGGAATGTTGAACGTACAGTATTGCTGGTATTATGGTGTAATTCTCGACACCTTTGGAGTtaatgtgtgagagagggggagagaataCACAGGAGAATGGGGGTTATGCGTTGGCTTATTCTGTTGCTTTCAATTGACATTACAGTTTCCATCTGCGTCAGAGTTGTTGCCTGTTTAAATTCCCCTGGGGATGCAAAATGGCTCCACTGGCAGCAACCCAGAGAGAGGTTATGCTCCGTGTCTGTAGCAGTCACTTGGACAATGTGTGCACAATGTTCTGGCATGCAAGCACCGTGTTCGAGGTTCGCAAACAAGCTCAACCTCAACGTTAGGCCTATGAGCTGAGATCCATAGccttaaaaagtaaataatattttatttgtgtcatCAACCAACGATAACATTGGTTTTCAGCGACTGCTATACTCGTCCGGATGCCAAAGGATGCTTCCAATTTTTGTGtgagcagatgtgtgtgtctgtgtgtgcgtgcggtTCCTAATCCCGATGCTGTTCCTCTCTTAGGACCAGTATGATGTCATCGATAAGCATACCCAAACCGGACTTGACCTGGTGGAACGTTACATCAAGTTTGTGAAGGAGCGGACCGAGATAGAACAGAGCTACGCCAAGCAGCTCAGGTGGGCCttcttgtttgtctgttttctctttaaatgtaaaaaaatgtaaaaatcaggAGTGTTGATAGTGGGGCACTCATGGTGGAAAAGTACCAAACAATAGAAAGGTGATATATGGTAATGGGGCTACAAACTAAAAGACCTTTCTATGAATACAAATGCCTTTAATAGACCAGTAAAATGATGCTGGTCTGTTAAAGGCACTTTTATTCATAGAaagaggggttttttttgtatctATAGTATCAGTGTGTCTTGTGCAttcgtgaatgtgtgtgcatgtgtgtgagagagtatgtgtCACACTGCATTTCTCACTCGGTAGGAATCTGACAAAGAAGTATGCCAAACGAGGGAGCAAGGAGGAGCAAGAGTGCAAGTGAGAGAGCAACGTCCATTGTTTTATCACTTACCTCCCCTAGTTCTCATGCCTTTATATACTGGAGAGAAGACATTAGGTTTAGTGTGTTgacttgtttgtcttttcttctcCCTGCAGATACAGCGATCATGCATCATTCCAGGACattctgaatgagctgaacgATTACGCTGGCCAGCGGGAGCTCATCGCTGAAAACATGATGACCGGCATCTGTGTAGAACTCACTAAATACCTGCAGGACATCAAACAAGAACGTaaaacagtgagagagggatgaagaacAAAAGAAcggggagaaagaaagggaggggaACAAAGCAGGGGCAGTAGCCAGAGGCAGATTGTATGCTTAGGTGTGTCATCCTGAGCTGCCGCCCATTTACTCGcaacctcttcctctccccagCACCTGTCGGACGCCAAGAAGGCCCAGCAGAACTTAGAGAGCAGCTTTAAACACCTAGAAAGTGTAAGTGATGCTATTTGAATTTGGTTGTTGGGCTTTCAGATGTATGGTGGATCACGCTGTTATTGTTTAATGCAAGAGCACATCGTAAAGTAATATTTGCAGCACAGCACAGGAGCATTCATTGATATTATAAAACTGAGTTTTAAAATTTATATCcattaaataaatgcatacaaaccgatactttttcttctgaaatgtgaaaaagcacACAATAGAATTAGACAACATTTAATCTAAAATAAACGCAAAAGAGATTTTAGATCACATCAGATTACTGTTAGATCACAACAACATTAggttagatctttttttttaagaatggtGAGTGAATCAGTTCAAAGCGTCTCATATCATTCAGGCCAAAGCCATTAATGCTATTGAGGTCCTCAAGCAGACTGATGCACTTGAATCTgcagaatttataatcaatgcattgatgcagtgaatgaatcattacaccTCCAATCAATGTTGTACAACTAATGCGTTattaaaaggtgtgtgtgtgtgtgtgtgtgtgtgcgtgcgtgtgtgtgtgcagactaaGAAGCGTTTTGCCAAGGAGTGGGCAGAGGCTGAGAAAGCTACACAgcaagcagagaaaacagagagcgaCCTCAATGCCACCAAGCTCGATGTTGAGAaagtaagcacacacacatacacacactccactcacacacacacactagcatcaACTACTTAGCACCCATGCATTTTGTTTCTGAGATATTCTTACCCAAAAGCACCCTTGTCCTCTCaactccccctccctctgtgtttccCTCCTTCTATCTCCGACCCCCCCATCTATTCCTGCATTTCTCTTaccttgacttttttgttttgcataattTCATTGCTTCCTCCCTACATCGgttccatctctctgtctccttccctccGTTGCTCCATTTACTCTTCCTTCCCAAGGCCAAGCAACATGCCCATGCCCGTACACACACAGCGGAGGAGTGCAGGAATGACTACGCAGCACAGCTGCAGAAATACAACAAGGAACAGAACCTCTTCTACTACACAGAGATAGTGCAGATCTTCAAcgtgagacacacaaacacacacatacaaaaatgaCATACGGTAGCTGGAAACTCACAAAAGCTGATGTTGCACAATACATCTTTCTAAGTTTTACCTCTTTCACTTTCTTGGAGTTTTTTTGTATACATGGACACGTGATATGTTTAtatgggtggtgtgtgtgttgagcagaATTTGCAGGACATGGAGGAGCGGAGGATCAGGCGGCTGGCAGAGGGCTACTGCCAGTtttcagacacagagaggaaagtCATGCCCATCATCTCCAAGTGTCTAGAGGGAATCTCCACTGCAGGGAGCAAAACTAACGAGAAacaggcaagtgtgtgtgtacgtttgtCTTGacagtatttgtttgtgtgtgtgtgtgtttgtatgtgaataGTCAGTATCTTCCACATGATTATATCTCAGACACCGCTGGTCTGATAGTGACTGAACAGAGATCGTGCAGCTTTGCGTCTTTTCAAAAATTACCCTGACTGGCCCAAAAGAGGCACTTTAATTAAAGGTCAGAATTTCAATCTTTGAAAAGCTGTAAGTGCTCCACCGCTGGTCTAACTTTGACAGTACTTGGAGGGATGATGCATCCTGGCTTTGTGTGCTggcatttaaaaacatcacTGATTGGCATAATTTGGGCcctataattaaaggtcaaaatctTAGACTTAGCAGTGATATCTCAGACCCTGCAGGCCCTACTCTGACAAAACTTTCAGGATCGGTCCATTATGGTGCTCCGGTGTTCGTAATTTATGgtcaaaacggtcaaaaaaacagaaaaagatacAGCTGTGACACCACTGTAttgattttgatgaaatttgCCGCGATGATGCATCTCATCACTGATTTGTCCAAGGCATACCTCGGGCATTCGTGGGCGACAACATTCTTACTTGTTTCAGTTTGATTGAACTGGTATCTGAAGGGGCGCATGTTTCTGTCAGAGGGATTTATTTGGACAATGTAGTGTTGCCACACAGGATAACCTGTGTCGCCATAGTGATGGGTAACTCTGAACCTAAGAACAAAGGACCGACATCTACTTAAAATCAAATGATTATGTCACATCCCCTCATGTTAAAGGGATGATTCACCCCCTTTGAAAATTGTGTTATCAGTTTACTTACCCCCAAGTGGTATGTAGGGCAGTGGTGATGATATCATTCTCTCATTATTCTTGCAGTGCTGGGCATTGTTACtattagcctcctgccatttaAATATCCCCCAGGTTCACTTCCTTTGAAGAATAGCTAGCTAAATCAGCTCAGATAAGGTTAACAGCAGTTCTGCAACTGCTGATGTCAGAAGAGGAAATTGACATATGATGATCAAGTGCAAAAGGACGACATTTTTGTTGAAATGGTCGTTCATGATTCTACTGTGGCTATGTTTCGATGTGCCACGCTGGTTCAAATAAACACGGAATAGAACAGATTCGGGAGGAGGGAggttgggggaggggggttatCTACCCAGAGGCAGGTGGCTAACAGTTATCACCGGGGCCAGCAAGAACGACAAGAGGGGGATAACATTACCGCTGCCCTACATACCgcaatgggtgaactatccctttattTAGAGTCTGTGTGTGCTCCTATAGGACTCTGTACTGTTCATAGAGCAGCACAAGTCTGGTTTTGAGCGACCCAGTGATGTAGAGTTTGAAGACTACACCCAGGGAATCAAACCGGCGTCCTCCGACTCCAGCCTCAACCCACCGCGAGTGCGCACCAAACTCTGGCCCTTCAGCAAGAAGAACAAGGTGAACTATCCCCACTGTTGTATTAAAGCTGTCTTTTCTTTGCGTTTGCATTAAAGTGTGGCATCTCAAGGACGAGATATTCACCGCCTCTCCCCCCTATCTGGTCCCCCCTCTTCTGTACTTGACAGCCTGAATATCCTTTCTGTCCCTATTCCTTTCTTATCTCGCTCCTGTTGGCCATTGTATAAGTATGCAAGTACACAGAGTAATGCTCCCGCTGTTTCATAATAATGCCTTaacgcatgcacacacccacgcacacatacacagatgcacacacataaacactcacacacacattccactcATGTCTTACGCCCACCCCCCCACTTCCCTGAGGGGCCAATTCCAATTCCAGTCTGCTGCACAGACTTGCCCAAAACtccccttgctctctttctctgtgtgcatgtccaCTTCATGACAAATATCTCGGTCTCTCCAGGACTCaggctcctcctctcctccagttcTGCTCTCCTGTCTCGCCAccattctcattttctcactcgTTTACTCCTTTTTCTTCTGCCCCCCcgtttctcctccctcctcccgtAACGaacctttttttccttcctctcctcagtTTGCccgtccctctttctctcccccctcgCCGTTCCCACCTGGCagccaccccctccccctctccctccccctctccctctccctccccctctccaagCTGCAGCGCtcccccctgtctctctgtctgaggGAATTTAATCGCACAGTCAAACCCCGGATTGCCACCTTAAAGACATTGCACAAACTGAGCCTGGTGAGTGACACCTCCCATCTCATTTGGCTCCCCGTCAGGTGTGTCAACCCTGTCCCACCCCTGCTGTCATCTGATCCTCACCTGCACAAATCTCCTCCCCCGTAGTTTGTCTCATTGatcatattcatataaatatgtTGTTAAATACAGACAGCAGGGCTTGGGCCAATATCTGATTGATATCAACTTTGCAGCAccagacttagacttagacttagactttctttattgtcattgcacaaaaaacacagcagtgagattttggcaacaaaaTGTCGTTGCTTtgcttccggattacaacagagatggaattgtggggcagtttaaataattaaaatataatctgtATAAgtagtgctaaaaaacaagagctaaataataatgagtgcaatagaGAATAGAGAGcaatagataaaacagaatatacagtgtaaacaacagaataaacagtgtaaacagcagaaacgtcgtagcagcagggtggagagtATTTCACAATGGAAACAACCATCAGCTATATGCTAAATTTTCTCCAGTTAATTAAAGGATGGGTTGTGTATTTTTCAACCCgggccatattaaaatgttgatacccatTATTTATaaccacacacagcacaacttCATCACCAGATTTAatgacagaatgaatgaatgaatgaagaaactctgattttttttttctgggtaaTAATGAAAAAGAGCATCTGTTTTTCCCAAGCTGACTCAGTGAATGCCAGGCCTGAAATTTACAAGAAGGACCTTCAGATTTCAAGTGAAAGCAGCATTAGTCCATTCAGCAGCAGAATGGTGTGGATGTCTACAAGGGAATGTattattgtaaataaataagcttGTAAGAAAGCACCGCTTGTGACCTTTCTGTTTTTGGACGGACAGTTTCAGATAACATTTGGCTGTGCTGTTATCTTGCCGGTttcaaaaggggaaaaaaaagggcatctataatgttttctcttttcttctctctctttaggCCAAAAAACAAGTTCCCTTTTCCCTGTTCATTTTGAAGGGCAGCAGGAAGTTGTGGCAGAGTGGCAAGTTTCTCACTAAAACCAGTGGTcaggtttttctgtgtgtggttACAAATGACGGGCATCGACTTTATAATACAGCACGGATCGAAAAATCCCAAACCTATCCTTCAGCTAAAAACTTGTTACATTCCTGTCACCGCTGCTAGTGGCGATACCTATTTAGATGCACAGTAacagtaaaagtgtgtgtgggttatttgactacacacacagcagttttgATTTATGTACAGTTTATGCACAGATTTAAGTTGTAGCAGAAGAAtagagaatgaaataaaattagcttttttgaaatgtggagGGGAGCTTGTCGGATCTGGTCTATAAGGGGTGGGGGTTAATACTGaatgtcatcattattattattttgacaggACAGtatcaaaatataaaatttagGATATTGCCCAAGCCTAGGCGGCACGTGCTTTGACAAGTGTGCACCAGTTCCTTGTAAAAGCAGTCATAtattaacgtgtgtgtgtgttgtgtgtatgtgtcagtgtaTCTGTCTCACACtgagtctccctctctctctgtctagaTCTTACATGCTGACAAGCACATGGTAACAGTCACTATTGTTACATAGTGTAGACGGAAAAGGTGCTCAGATAATCTGGTATTATGTTCTTCTCAAAGGGGAATACGACTCAGTTCCACTCAAAAACATCCACTGTGGTGTTGTTCTTCTCACAATATGATCATTATTTGAGCCGCTCATCTGACAGACTGGACAGTATTTCCCCATTTACAGAAAACCATCCTGTGTGCTGTCAGACGAACAGTGGTGTAGCATCACAGGGTGTGTCTTCTCTCTTGTTTCTGGCAATGGGAACATATCTACCAGTCCACAATGACTAATAATCTTATGGCTGAAATTCAGTGGTATTCCCCTCTGGGAAACTTGTGATTACAAAATTTCTCAAAAGTGAAGGGGGGTGTTTCAGGGTTTTTGGCCAGTCATACTTCTCCCTCTTGTTTTCTTGCCTGTTTCTCTATTCCTCGTTTCACTACCGGTATCATCCTGTCTACTTCTTCACACACAGGATTGGCTTCCTCGACACAGTCATTATGCGACTCTCTCTTGTCCGATTTATTTTTGACTAAAGAGCTCCATTTCCAGTATTAACCAGCCAAATCTGTGTCTGGGAATCCATGTCAGTGTACAAGGCTAAACTATGGTGTCAGAGATAGGAAGGAGTGACATCTGGTGGTGAGCTGTGATAGCTTGGTGTGGTAGCTGTGAGTGTGCACATGGTGCTCAAAAAcactcttttccttccttttgtaGCCCCCTGCAGCAGAAGACTTCTCCCACCTTCCTCccgagcagaggaagaagagactTCAGGCGAAGATTGATGACATCACCAAGGACCTGCAGAAGGAGCAGGATCAAAGGTGACAGCGTCAGCGGCAGCACAGTGGCCGTCCCTTAggcctgaaacacacaaatcctCAGGCAATTAGCACCAGCGTCGCTGCCCCTGCTAGATTTTcagcattagcaaaaaaaaaaaaaaaaaaaaaacatctgagaaTAATTTTAGTACACAGTTTTCATTGTAATCATCTAAATCTGTTTGCGAGAGCATGATTGGGTTTAAATGTGGTTTCAGACCTGATTTGACCTGATTAGCCCTAATTAGTACAAAAAGGACAAATTTAGCTGATCGGGGTTTAAATCCCCAGTCACATTTATTCTTCGTCTTTCTCATGGTGCAGTTTTCCCATAAGGTTAGCTGGCCACAGAGCTTACATAATATGACATTTTTCCTTGGGGCACGTCTcctcaacattttaaaaaacttCTGTCCATCCTGACTGTCCTTGTCAATGGCGCTGTGAAGGAGAGGAGCGTGTTTAATGAGTGCGCACGCTGCCAAAACAATAACACTTAAGAGCAAATGAGGATTtatcgcctctctctctctctctctcctgcccttcCCCTTCTTCTCATGTCAGCGAGGCCCTGGAGAAGATGAAGGGTGTGTATGAACAGAATCCACAGATGGGAGATCCCAACAGTCTGGAGC of Myripristis murdjan chromosome 1, fMyrMur1.1, whole genome shotgun sequence contains these proteins:
- the trip10b gene encoding thyroid hormone receptor interactor 10b isoform X1; protein product: MDWGTDLWDQYDVIDKHTQTGLDLVERYIKFVKERTEIEQSYAKQLRNLTKKYAKRGSKEEQECKYSDHASFQDILNELNDYAGQRELIAENMMTGICVELTKYLQDIKQERKTHLSDAKKAQQNLESSFKHLESTKKRFAKEWAEAEKATQQAEKTESDLNATKLDVEKAKQHAHARTHTAEECRNDYAAQLQKYNKEQNLFYYTEIVQIFNNLQDMEERRIRRLAEGYCQFSDTERKVMPIISKCLEGISTAGSKTNEKQDSVLFIEQHKSGFERPSDVEFEDYTQGIKPASSDSSLNPPRVRTKLWPFSKKNKILHADKHMPPAAEDFSHLPPEQRKKRLQAKIDDITKDLQKEQDQSEALEKMKGVYEQNPQMGDPNSLEPQITQTAQNIGRLKGELTKYESWLAEAVGGEESSNTINNNTQHGVVAADPSQNIYTEFDDEFDDIESPICQCTALYTFEGNSEGTISITEGELLSVMEEDKGDGWMRVLRANGEEGYIPASYVKLSP
- the trip10b gene encoding thyroid hormone receptor interactor 10b isoform X2, with amino-acid sequence MDWGTDLWDQYDVIDKHTQTGLDLVERYIKFVKERTEIEQSYAKQLRNLTKKYAKRGSKEEQECKYSDHASFQDILNELNDYAGQRELIAENMMTGICVELTKYLQDIKQERKTHLSDAKKAQQNLESSFKHLESTKKRFAKEWAEAEKATQQAEKTESDLNATKLDVEKAKQHAHARTHTAEECRNDYAAQLQKYNKEQNLFYYTEIVQIFNNLQDMEERRIRRLAEGYCQFSDTERKVMPIISKCLEGISTAGSKTNEKQDSVLFIEQHKSGFERPSDVEFEDYTQGIKPASSDSSLNPPRVRTKLWPFSKKNKPPAAEDFSHLPPEQRKKRLQAKIDDITKDLQKEQDQSEALEKMKGVYEQNPQMGDPNSLEPQITQTAQNIGRLKGELTKYESWLAEAVGGEESSNTINNNTQHGVVAADPSQNIYTEFDDEFDDIESPICQCTALYTFEGNSEGTISITEGELLSVMEEDKGDGWMRVLRANGEEGYIPASYVKLSP